From Treponema sp. OMZ 787:
TACGAGCTTTTTAAATAAAATTAAAAAATTTATCAATCTTTTAGCAAAAAGCCCTTATAAGACTCTTTCTTATAAGGGCTTTTTTGTGTGAGGAAAATCTATTATGCAAAAAAAAAGAACTCAAAACATTGAGTTCTTTTTTTTGCGGCGAACTGGACTTGAACCAGCACACCCGTTAAGGCATCAGCACCTCAAGCTGACGTGTCTACCATTCCACCACCGCCGCAACTGGAATGGATTTTATCAGATAATTAAAAAAAAGTCAATAGCAAGATAGTTAATTTTAATTTAAATCCATGGATTTTCAGTTTTATCTTCTTCTTCCTTTTTTTCTTCCTCGGTTTCTGATTCGGCCGATGTTTCTTCATCCTCTGCCGTTTCATTTATCCTTTCTTCATCTACAGGAGGATCCACAAAAATTGAAGGATCTATTTCTATAGGGGCTAGGTCTATTTTGATTTCTTCCTCACCTTGAGCCATTCCTGAGCCTTTCATCCTGTCTATACCTATGTCCCTTAATTTTATGCCGGCTGTATGTTCAGTACAAACTTCTGTAGGTTCTGTTCCGTATAAAAAGGGCAGGGTAATGGTTTCATCTGTGCAGTTCTCCGAAGGTATCATCCCCGATTTTTTGCAGACATCGACCATTATTACACCTTTTTCGGGCCTTACAAAATCTTTAAAGGGCTTATTTTTATGGACCTCACGCATAAAGTTTGCAGCTACATAACCTGAAAGTGCGGCTCCTGCATTATCGGTTCCAAGCGAGTAACTTCCGCGGTCAAAACCGTACCAAACAACTGCCGAGTAGTATGGGGAATATATAGCCGTCCATGAGTCTGCCCAGTTTTGAGTTGTTCCCGATTTTGCAGCCATCGGCATTCTAAATGTCTTTCCCGTTTTTTCGTTTTTATAATCGAATTTTCTACCGCCGGAAGAAGCTCCGTAAAGGGTTCCCAAGGTAAGAGTCTTTTTAAGAATTTCGGTCATAATAAAGGCATTGCTGGGGCTTATAACCTGCATTGCGGCTCCGCGTCTGCGCTGTTCAATTCTGAGATCTCTTTCTGGGTCCATAATCGTAATTCCATCCCTGTTTTCGATAGCTCTTACGGCTATGGGATCTACGGCCCGTCCCTGATTTCCGAAGACAGCAAAGGCTCTTAAAAGCTGAACGGGTGTTACGGCACTAAAGCCTAAGGCCAAAGGATAAACCTTTTCAAATGTTCTATCTATTTCCACAGGGTCTGTGATACCCATAAGGCTTGAAATACGGTCTATTGCTCTATCAAATCCTACCAATTCCAGAGTTTTTATAGCCGGAATATTTAATGATAGAGGCAGTGCCTTATATACCAAAACAGTTCCGTTCCATTTTCCGCCATAGTTGTTCGGAATATACTGTACTCCGTCGGCAGATTCAAAAACTTGAGGTGTATCGTCCAGCCGTGTAGCGGCTGTGATTGCCTTTTCGTCAATGGCTGCAGAATATATCAAGGGTTTTATTGTACTTCCTACTTGAAGTTTTGATTGGGTTGCTCTTATAAGCTGGTTGGTTTCACTATATTGGCTTCCGCCTATCAAGGCCGTTATATAGCCTGTTTCATTTTCTATCGAGATAAATGTGCCTTCTACGACTCTTTCCATCAATACTTCCTGCATTTTAGCTGTAGACTGTTTGGTAAGAGTTTTTAAGTTGTCGATTCCGCACATGAGGGCAAGCACATCTATCGTATTATTTAATTCGTTCCGGTAATAGGAGTGAGTTTTTACCTTGAGTTGTTTTTCTCCCACATTTAATGATTCTATTCCGAAGCAAAGGCTCAAAAGGGATGTTAGGTTGCTGTATTGTTCTGCCTGACTGAAGGAGGTTGAGGTTGAGGCTGACACCCTGTCATTAGCTATTGCTATGTATTTTTGAAACTCGCGATCCGCTATTTCCTGATGTCTTAAATCGCAGGTTGTGTGTACGGTATATCCGTCCTTATAAAGGTT
This genomic window contains:
- a CDS encoding penicillin-binding protein 1A, with the translated sequence MNKLSKIVYIYLIVIFLILAGGAFALGKMLALTKNIKQSELFVDFNPALPSRILDIRGDLITEFSLDEKRELVNYGDISPNLIAALLAREDRLFYEHKGFRIKSILRAVIGQLTGRSLGGGSTITQQIAGLLYCDRTDKSVKRKIKELWWAIQMERRHSKDEIMMLYLNEAYFGGGTNGVSAASRFYFGHSASELTPAEAAILIIQLSNPTRYNPFNYPNRAKERQENVLEGMVGLGFLSKKEATESFEDYWANFDYTRIALSAWLTREDKARWFSEYVRREVADNMMYGTMNLYKDGYTVHTTCDLRHQEIADREFQKYIAIANDRVSASTSTSFSQAEQYSNLTSLLSLCFGIESLNVGEKQLKVKTHSYYRNELNNTIDVLALMCGIDNLKTLTKQSTAKMQEVLMERVVEGTFISIENETGYITALIGGSQYSETNQLIRATQSKLQVGSTIKPLIYSAAIDEKAITAATRLDDTPQVFESADGVQYIPNNYGGKWNGTVLVYKALPLSLNIPAIKTLELVGFDRAIDRISSLMGITDPVEIDRTFEKVYPLALGFSAVTPVQLLRAFAVFGNQGRAVDPIAVRAIENRDGITIMDPERDLRIEQRRRGAAMQVISPSNAFIMTEILKKTLTLGTLYGASSGGRKFDYKNEKTGKTFRMPMAAKSGTTQNWADSWTAIYSPYYSAVVWYGFDRGSYSLGTDNAGAALSGYVAANFMREVHKNKPFKDFVRPEKGVIMVDVCKKSGMIPSENCTDETITLPFLYGTEPTEVCTEHTAGIKLRDIGIDRMKGSGMAQGEEEIKIDLAPIEIDPSIFVDPPVDEERINETAEDEETSAESETEEEKKEEEDKTENPWI